From the genome of Bosea sp. Tri-49, one region includes:
- a CDS encoding transglutaminase-like cysteine peptidase yields the protein MTTPALVATWAIGVALLAGVLPGSARAEQLAARTRGSASPPPAFVNFCAKNPAECRRSGAVTRQVALTPERQRDLQEVNARVNSAISEISDREHHGREDVWSIPTDGRGDCEDFALLKRRQLIERGWPSSTLLIAVVGTPSGEGHAVLMAATSEGDLVLDNKTSRLLPWTQTGYMFFTRMSQANPRAWEAIDGGTIAVTAATRQPYRP from the coding sequence ATGACGACGCCTGCCTTAGTCGCGACATGGGCCATAGGCGTCGCGCTGCTCGCCGGAGTCCTGCCAGGCTCTGCCCGGGCCGAGCAGCTTGCGGCAAGGACGCGCGGGTCGGCTTCGCCACCGCCGGCTTTCGTCAATTTCTGTGCGAAGAACCCGGCGGAATGTCGCCGGTCCGGGGCCGTGACGCGGCAGGTTGCCCTGACCCCGGAGCGCCAGCGTGACCTTCAGGAGGTCAATGCGCGGGTGAACTCCGCGATATCGGAGATATCCGACCGGGAGCATCATGGCCGCGAGGATGTCTGGAGCATCCCGACCGATGGGCGGGGCGACTGCGAGGATTTTGCGCTGCTGAAGCGCAGGCAGCTGATCGAGCGTGGCTGGCCGTCCTCGACCCTGCTGATCGCGGTCGTCGGCACGCCTTCGGGCGAGGGCCACGCGGTGCTGATGGCCGCGACCTCCGAAGGCGATCTCGTCCTCGACAACAAGACCTCCCGCCTCCTGCCCTGGACGCAAACCGGGTACATGTTCTTCACCCGCATGTCGCAGGCCAATCCGCGCGCCTGGGAAGCGATCGATGGCGGCACCATCGCCGTGACCGCTGCGACCAGGCAGCCATATCGGCCCTGA
- a CDS encoding MgtC/SapB family protein: MNFGTMSFDIWGEIDLLLRLLAGMAAGIVVGWERTGKQQAAGIRTFGLVGLGTAAAATIFSQPHEIDAASRVVQGLLTGIGFLGAGVIVLREGHTTPQGLTTAAAIWVTAALGCAAGLGDHAIVLSATVLGLGLLIVDHSIERRAGRPAPSAGGSGDEGVG, from the coding sequence ATGAACTTCGGGACCATGAGTTTCGATATCTGGGGCGAGATCGATCTTCTGCTGCGCCTGCTGGCCGGGATGGCGGCCGGGATCGTCGTCGGCTGGGAGCGCACCGGCAAGCAGCAGGCGGCCGGCATCCGCACCTTCGGGCTCGTCGGCCTCGGCACCGCCGCCGCGGCGACGATCTTCAGCCAGCCGCATGAGATCGACGCTGCCAGCCGCGTCGTGCAGGGGCTCCTCACCGGCATCGGCTTTCTGGGCGCCGGCGTCATCGTGCTGCGCGAGGGCCATACCACGCCGCAGGGCCTGACCACGGCGGCGGCGATCTGGGTCACCGCGGCGCTGGGCTGCGCCGCGGGGCTCGGCGACCATGCGATCGTGCTCTCGGCGACGGTGCTCGGCCTGGGTTTGTTGATCGTCGATCATTCGATCGAGCGCCGGGCAGGGCGGCCAGCGCCGTCCGCTGGGGGCAGCGGCGACGAGGGAGTCGGCTGA